A part of Aegilops tauschii subsp. strangulata cultivar AL8/78 chromosome 2, Aet v6.0, whole genome shotgun sequence genomic DNA contains:
- the LOC109734229 gene encoding ATP-dependent 6-phosphofructokinase 2 produces MDPTVPNPGDHAASTPTNTTVTLPPLTLRDAPRLPASPSGATAVPNPISSHPYFHPPPTFYISPGDVSLRHAFFDLSSGSPNPLVAYRRAGPRESLAVNPARARAALVTCGGLCPGLNTVLRELVVGLHELYGVLDVFGVAAGYRGFYGADDDHVRLDPASVDDWHKKGGTALKTTRGGFDLNKIVDGIVARGYTQVYAIGGDGTMRGAVAIFEEFKRRGLRISITGIPKTVDNDIGIIDRSFGFQTAVEIAQQAIDAAHVEAVSAVNGIGLVKLMGRSTGHIALHATLSSRDVDCCLIPEIDFHVEGKGGLFEFLYERIKKKGHAVVVVAEGAGQEVIPRTDDQKREQDESGNMLFLDVGPWLKSELGRWWKREHPTELFTVKYIDPTYMIRAVPANATDNLYCTLLAHSAIHGIMAGFTGFVPGPINGNYSYIPLEDIAVAKNPVDVNDHKWAWVRSVTDQPDFLKP; encoded by the exons ATGGATCCCACCGTCCCCAACCCCGGCGACCACGCCGCCTCCACCCCCACCAACACCACCGTGACCCTCCCGCCGCTCACCCTCCGCGACGCGCCGCGGCTCCCCGCCTCGCCCTCCGGCGCCACCGCGGTCCCCAACCCGATCTCCAGCCACCCCTACTTCCACCCGCCCCCCACCTTCTACATCTCCCCGGGGGACGTCTCCCTCCGCCACGCCTTCTTCGACCTCTCCTCCGGGAGCCCGAACCCGCTGGTCGCGTACCGCCGCGCGGGCCCGCGCGAGAGCCTCGCCGTCAACCCggcccgcgcccgcgccgcccTCGTCACCTGCGGGGGGCTCTGCCCGGGCCTCAACACCGTGCTGAGGGAGCTCGTCGTGGGGCTCCATGAGCTCTACGGCGTCCTCGACGTCTTCGGCGTCGCCGCGGGGTACCGCGGGTTCTACGGCGCTGACGACGACCACGTGCGGCTGGACCCGGCCTCCGTGGACGACTGGCACAAGAAGGGCGGCACCGCGCTCAAGACGACACGTGGTGGCTTTGATCTTAACAAGATCGTCGATGGCATCGTCGCGCGCGGGTATACGCAG GTCTATGCGATTGGCGGGGATGGAACCATGAGAGGAGCAGTGGCGATATTCGAAGAGTTTAAACGGCGTGGTTTGAGGATCTCCATTACAGGGATCCCCAAAACCGTGGACAACGACATCGGTATCATAGACAGGTCGTTTGGGTTTCAAACTGCAGTGGAGATTGCTCAGCAGGCGATCGACGCGGCACATGTGGAGGCTGTGAGCGCTGTGAATGGCATCGGTCTTGTCAAACTCATGGGCAGGAGTACGGGTCACATTGCTCTTCATGCCACCCTGAGCAGCCGAGATGTTGACTGCTGTTTGATTCCTGAGATTGATTTCCACGTTGAAGGGAAGGGAGGCCTGTTTGAGTTCCTGTATGAAAGGATAAAGAAGAAGGGACATGCTGTCGTCGTCGTTGCTGAAGGCGCTGGTCAGGAGGTGATTCCCCGGACTGATGACCAGAAGCGCGAGCAGGATGAGTCTGGCAACATGCTGTTCCTTGATGTTGGCCCCTGGCTGAAATCTGAGCTGGGTAGATGGTGGAAGAGAGAACACCCCACTGAGTTGTTCACTGTGAAGTATATCGATCCTACCTACATGATTCGAGCAGTCCCAGCAAATGCTACTGATAATCTATATTGTACCCTGTTGGCGCATTCAGCCATCCATGGGATCATGGCTGGGTTCACTGGCTTCGTACCTGGCCCGATAAATGGGAATTACAGCTACATACCACTGGAAGATATTGCCGTGGCCAAGAACCCAGTGGATGTGAATGATCACAAATGGGCATGGGTTAGATCAGTCACAGACCAGCCTGATTTCCTAAAGCCCTAA
- the LOC109734230 gene encoding cytochrome P450 724B1, whose amino-acid sequence MSMMVGVGDLVLAAPAILLALLLTLVLSHFLPLLLNPKAPRGSFGWPLVGETLRFLTPHASNTLGSFLEDHCSRYGRVFKSHLFCTPTVVSCDQELNHFILQNEERLFQCSYPRPIHGILGKSSMLVVLGEDHKRLRNLALALVTSTKLKPSYLGDIERIALHIVGSWHGKGGNITFCEEARKFAFSVIVKQVLGLSPEEPVTAMILEDFLTFMKGLISFPLRIPGTPYAKAVQARERISSTVKGIIEERRKADCCKRDDFLNVLLSTDELSDEEKVSFVLDSLLGGYETTSLMISMVVYFLGQSAQDLDLVKREHQGIRSTKAKEECLSSEDYKKMEYTQHVINEALRCGNIVKFVHRKALKDVRYKEYLIPSGWKVLPVFSAVHLNPSLHGNAQQFQPCRWEGPSQGTSKKFTPFGGGTRLCPGSELAKVEAAFFLHHLVLNFRWKIDGDDIPMAYPYVEFPRGLPIEIEPICSES is encoded by the exons ATGAGCATGATGGTGGGGGTGGGCGATCTTGTGCTGGCTGCTCCGGCGATCCTGCTCGCCTTGCTCCTGACTCTGGTGCTGAGCCACTTCCTGCCTTTGCTCCTCAACCCCAAGGCTCCGAGGGGCAGCTTTGGATGGCCCCTTGTTGGCGAGACCCTCAGGTTCCTCACCCCTCACGCCTCCAACACGCTGGGTAGCTTCCTGGAGGATCACTGCTCCAG GTACGGGAGGGTGTTCAAGTCCCATCTGTTCTGCACCCCCACCGTAGTGTCCTGTGACCAGGAGCTGAACCACTTCATCCTGCAGAATGAGGAGAGGCTGTTCCAGTGCAGCTACCCCAGGCCAATTCATGGCATACTGGGCAAGTCCTCCATGCTGGTGGTCCTGGGGGAGGACCACAAGCGGCTCAGGAACCTTGCTCTGGCCCTGGTCACCTCCACGAAGCTCAAGCCAAGCTACCTTGGCGACATTGAGAGGATTGCGCTGCACATAGTCGGATCATGGCATGGCAAGGGCGGCAACATCACCTTCTGCGAGGAGGCAAGAAAG TTTGCATTCAGTGTGATAGTGAAGCAGGTGCTGGGGCTGTCACCGGAGGAGCCTGTCACTGCCATGATACTGGAGGACTTCCTCACCTTCATGAAGGGCCTCATCTCTTTCCCTCTCCGCATCCCAGGGACCCCATACGCCAAAGCTGTCCAG GCCAGAGAGAGGATATCAAGCACTGTGAAGGGCATTATCGAGGAGAGGAGGAAGGCTGACTGCTGCAAGAGGGATGATTTCCTCAACGTGCTCCTGTCAACCGATGAACTCTCTGACGAGGAGAAAGTTAGTTTTGTGCTGGACTCCCTGCTAGGAGGATATGAGACCACCTCACTCATGATCTCCATGGTCGTCTACTTCCTTGGGCAGTCAGCTCAAGATCTGGACCTGGTGAAG AGGGAGCATCAAGGCATAAGATCTACCAAAGCAAAGGAGGAGTGCTTGAGCTCCGAGGACTACAAGAAGATGGAATATACCCAACAT GTTATCAATGAGGCGCTGAGATGTGGAAACATTGTCAAGTTTGTCCACAGGAAGGCCCTCAAAGATGTCAGATACAAAG AGTATCTGATTCCATCTGGCTGGAAGGTCCTACCTGTTTTCAGTGCTGTTCATTTGAACCCCTCGCTTCATGGAAATGCCCAACAGTTTCAGCCTTGCAGATGGGAG GGCCCAAGCCAAGGTACAAGCAAGAAGTTTACGCCGTTCGGCGGTGGCACCAGGCTCTGCCCTGGATCAGAGCTTGCCAAAGTAGAGGCTGCTTTCTTCCTCCATCACCTTGTGCTCAATTTCAG ATGGAAAATCGATGGCGATGACATTCCAATGGCATACCCGTACGTGGAGTTCCCGAGAGGCCTGCCGATCGAAATCGAGCCGATTTGCTCTGAATCTTGA
- the LOC109734228 gene encoding ras-related protein Rab-2-B, whose product MSYAYLFKYIIIGDTGVGKSCLLLQFTDKRFQPVHDLTIGVEFGARMITIDNKPIKLQIWDTAGQESFRSITRSYYRGAAGALLVYDITRRETFNHLASWLEDARQHANANMTIMLVGNKCDLSHRRAVSFEEGEQFAKENGLIFMEASAKTAQNVEEGFVKTAGAIYKKIQDGVFDVSNESYGIKVGYAVPGQAGGAGASSSQGGSCCG is encoded by the exons ATGTCGTACGCCTACCTCTTCAAGTACATCATCATCGGCGACACAG GTGTCGGCAAGTCGTGCCTGCTGCTGCAGTTCACCGACAAGCGCTTCCAGCCCGTCCACGACCTCACCATCGGCGTCGAGTTCGGCGCCCGGATGATCACCATCGACAACAAGCCCATCAAGCTCCAGATTTGGGACACG GCAGGCCAGGAGTCATTCAGATCGATAACTAGATCATACTACAGGGGAGCTGCTGGTGCTCTTTTGGTTTATGACATCACCAG GAGGGAAACCTTTAATCATCTTGCAAGCTGGCTGGAAGATGCAAGGCAACATGCAAATGCCAACATGACAATAATGCTAGTTGGAAACAAATGTGACCTATCCCATAGGCGTGCCGTGAGCTTCGAGGAAGGCGAGCAGTTTGCCAAGGAGAATGGTCTCATCTTTATGGAGGCATCTGCaaaaactgcacaaaatgtcgAGGAG GGCTTTGTCAAGACTGCTGGAGCAATATACAAGAAAATTCAGGATGGTGTCTTTGATGTATCTAATGAG TCGTATGGAATCAAAGTTGGCTATGCAGTTCCTGGCCAAGCTGGAGGTGCTGGTGCTTCGTCTTCCCAAGGTGGCAGCTGCTGCGGCTAA